Proteins from a genomic interval of Rosa chinensis cultivar Old Blush chromosome 2, RchiOBHm-V2, whole genome shotgun sequence:
- the LOC112184152 gene encoding uncharacterized protein LOC112184152, with product MVRDFWCQLQYAGCPMFVLAAKLRALKVFLKNWNKTTFGDVNQRVEDTKAALDDIQREISIQGPSSELFHREGIANSNYLLALSMQDNFLRHKARVRWLADGDRNTSFLHNMIKVRRLQKPLVSIRVGNVLLQDPDLIESHVVQHYTDAFTKDPGIVDTGLVERVISNVVPLEENSSLTAIPSSEEIAETVLEMDGFSAPGPDGFGGCFFQRCWGVVANDVIAAVQSFFASGCIAPNFNSSLIILILKKEDAEGLTDFRPLALANFVFKVITKILADRLSPVAMRIVSPSQSAFIKGRSIADSIILTSECMNLLDRKCAGGNVAIKLDISKAFDTLDLEFLLRVLSSFGFCSTFVTWIHNILLSARLSVSVNGTPCGFFSCSRGVRQGDPLSPLLFCLAEEVLSRGLSRLVSRGKIRCIAAPKKLHPPSNVLYADDVMIFMQGNSSGLRSLNKFLQEYAANSGQVVNKAKSSVYLGRHARPRASVIKRILGIREGNVPFNYLGVSIFFGSPRASYFRAIADRARCKLSAWKGMQLSQAARLQLISSVIQSLLVYSFNVYHWPRALLKKVQSWMRNFYWSGDPLRKGAALISWKTCCLPKDCGGLGLKNIFTLNRALLLRRCWDMVTGSSDSSIFLRDRFLKKNLDTFSYYQRSSIWTGLKKLWPTLVSNLRWQVGDGRSIHFWKDNWLGGSLVDSLNINPSFWPYLRDRVCDYIVQQRWVLPNEFLENFPEVSEDILKTEIPAIDMDDTVLWPTTSAGSLNTAATYSFLTGPSTSLEWGKAIWHKAVQPRKSIVCWKVFHLKIMVDEVLQRRGKILCSQCSFCCYNVESVSHLFLNCPSLGELWTWLFDIFRLQLSVGLTLQGIFDSNMMNQLPVASKLLWRLAVCNIFWCIWTERNKIRFDGRVFEFRRFKQFFINSFKESAMCYFAPCGRIGTAAPVYSLLGISPLRARAPKFTPVVWESPPPGWIKANTDGSFLDPARAGFGGVFRDSDGLFLGGFSYNAAVPSAIDAEVLVVIEAVEVAMVRRWTHVWLETDSALVVRYFNKPDLIPWRWRIPWMNCLYKISHFTFQISHIFREGNALADKFARYGALNMGAVWWRKLPTSFLLEYARDLASRVTFRFS from the coding sequence ATGGTTAGAGACTTCTGGTGTCAACTTCAATATGCAGGCTGCCCTATGTTTGTGCTTGCTGCCAAACTCCGGGCCTTGAAAGTgtttttgaaaaattggaacaaAACTACTTTTGGTGATGTCAATCAAAGAGTGGAAGACACTAAAGCGGCATTAGATGATATTCAACGTGAAATCTCTATCCAGGGTCCATCTTCTGAGTTGTTCCATCGCGAGGGGATTGCCAATTCAAACTACCTTTTAGCTCTCTCCATGCAAGACAATTTCCTCCGTCATAAAGCTCGGGTTCGGTGGCTAGCTGATGGTGACCGGAATACCTCCTTTCTCCATAACATGATCAAGGTACGAAGATTACAAAAGCCTTTGGTGTCTATTAGGGTTGGAAATGTGTTACTTCAGGACCCGGATTTAATTGAGAGCCATGTGGTTCAGCATTACACTGATGCTTTCACTAAGGACCCTGGCATTGTTGATACGGGTCTAGTGGAAAGGGTGATTTCCAATGTTGTCCCTTTGGAGGAGAATTCTTCACTTACTGCTATCCCTAGTTCCGAGGAAATTGCAGAAACGGTCTTGGAGATGGATGGTTTTAGTGCCCCAGGGCCAGATGGTTTTGGAGGATGTTTCTTTCAACGTTGTTGGGGTGTGGTTGCTAATGATGTGATTGCAGCGGTTCAATCTTTCTTTGCTTCGGGTTGTATTGCACCAAATTTTAATTCCAGTCTTATTATTCTGATTCTAAAGAAAGAGGATGCAGAAGGGCTTACTGACTTTAGACCTCTGGCTCTCGCAAACTTTGTCTTTAAGGTGATCACCAAAATCCTTGCTGATCGATTAAGCCCAGTGGCTATGAGAATTGTGTCACCAAGCCAGAGTGCATTTATCAAGGGAAGATCTATTGCTGATTCCATCATTTTGACATCGGAGTGTATGAACTTATTGGACAGGAAGTGTGCGGGGGGAAATGTTGCTATTAAACTGGATATCAGTAAGGCTTTTGATACCTTAGATTTGGAGTTTTTACTCAGGGTTCTGAGCTCCTTCGGCTTTTGCTCTACCTTCGTGACTTGGATTCACAACATCCTTCTTTCAGCTAGACTTTCTGTGTCAGTGAATGGGACTCCTTGTGGATTCTTCAGTTGTTCTAGAGGAGTTCGGCAAGGAGACCCACTATCCCCTCTGCTCTTTTGCCTTGCAGAAGAAGTTCTCAGCAGGGGCTTATCCAGACTAGTTAGCAGGGGTAAAATTAGGTGTATTGCTGCCCCTAAAAAGCTTCATCCTCCTTCTAATGTCCTGTATGCAGATGATGTGATGATATTCATGCAAGGGAATTCTAGCGGGTTACGGTCGCTGAACAAATTTCTTCAGGAATATGCAGCGAACTCAGGTCAGGtggttaataaagccaaatcATCTGTTTATTTGGGAAGGCATGCCAGACCCAGGGCGTCAGTGATTAAACGTATTCTTGGCATCAGAGAAGGTAATGTGCCTTTCAACTACTTGGGGGTTTCGATATTTTTTGGGAGTCCCAGGGCATCATATTTCAGGGCCATCGCAGACCGGGCAAGATGCAAATTGAGTGCTTGGAAGGGCATGCAGCTTTCACAGGCAGCGCGTCTGCAACTTATTTCTTCCGTCATCCAAAGTCTACTTGTTTATAGCTTTAATGTTTACCATTGGCCACGTGCTTTGCTAAAAAAAGTTCAGTCTTGGATGCGCAACTTTTATTGGTCTGGGGACCCTCTTAGAAAGGGAGCTGCTTTGATTTCTTGGAAGACCTGTTGTCTGCCTAAGGATTGTGGAGGGCTTGgattaaaaaatattttcactTTGAACAGAGCTCTTCTTCTTCGGAGATGCTGGGATATGGTGACAGGTTCTTCCGATTCTTCGATATTTCTGCGGGATAGATTCTTAAAGAAGAATTTAGACACGTTCTCTTATTATCAAAGATCATCTATTTGGACCGGCTTGAAGAAGTTGTGGCCAACTCTGGTTTCTAACCTGAGATGGCAAGTGGGTGATGGCAGGAGCATCCATTTCTGGAAAGACAATTGGCTTGGAGGTTCGTTGGTGGATAGCTTGAATATCAATCCTTCTTTCTGGCCTTATCTTCGTGACCGCGTTTGTGACTATATTGTGCAGCAACGTTGGGTTCTGCCAAATGAGTTCCTTGAGAATTTTCCAGAAGTTTCAGAAGACATTCTAAAGACTGAAATTCCAGCTATTGACATGGATGACACTGTCCTTTGGCCTACTACCTCTGCCGGATCCCTGAATACGGCAGCAACTTATTCTTTTCTCACTGGTCCTAGTACATCACTTGAGTGGGGTAAGGCTATTTGGCACAAAGCGGTGCAACCCCGGAAAAGCATTGTATGTTGGAAGGTTTTCCATCTTAAGATCATGGTTGACGAGGTACTGCAGAGAAGAGGTAAGATCCTTTGCTCCCAATGCTCTTTTTGCTGCTATAATGTGGAATCGGTCTCTCACCTATTTCTAAACTGTCCTTCGCTTGGGGAGTTGTGGACATGGTTGTTTGATATATTTCGACTGCAGCTCTCAGTTGGATTAACCTTACAGGGAATTTTTGACTCGAATATGATGAACCAATTACCGGTGGCTTCTAAATTATTATGGAGGCTAGCAGTTTGCAATATATTTTGGTGCATTTGGACTGAACGGAACAAAATAAGGTTTGATGGCAGGGTTTTTGAATTCCGGAGATTTAAACAGTTCTTCATTAATTCTTTTAAGGAATCGGCGATGTGCTACTTTGCTCCTTGTGGTCGGATTGGTACTGCAGCCCCGGTTTATTCTTTGCTGGGAATTTCTCCACTTAGAGCGCGGGCCCCAAAGTTTACCCCTGTGGTTTGGGAGTCTCCGCCTCCAGGATGGATCAAGGCGAACACGGATGGGTCTTTTTTAGATCCTGCTAGAGCTGGCTTTGGCGGAGTATTTAGGGATTCAGATGGTCTCTTCCTGGGAGGATTTTCTTATAATGCTGCTGTCCCAAGTGCTATTGATGCTGAGGTTCTAGTAGTTATTGAAGCAGTGGAGGTGGCAATGGTTAGACGTTGGACTCATGTTTGGTTGGAAACTGATTCTGCTTTGGTGGTGCGTTACTTCAATAAACC